GTCAATTATTGCATTAACAATTGTTATCAAAGCAATATTCTTTCCGCTATCGGCCGCCAGCTATAGATCAATGGCGAAAATGCGCAAGCTCGGGCCGCTGATGCAAGACCTTAAAGAGCGCTACGGTGACGACCGCCAGAAAATGTCTGCCGAGCTCATGAAGATGTACAAAAAGGAAAAGGTAAACCCCATGGGGGGCTGTTTACCCATCCTGGTACAGATGCCAGTGTTCATTGCACTCTACTGGGTGCTGATGGAAAGCGTGGAATTGCGCCACACGCCCTTCCTCGGCTGGATTGAAGATTTATCCGTACGTGACCCGCTGTTTATCCTGCCGGTGTTGATGGGTGCCACCATGTTCGTTCAGTTCAAACTGAACCCAACGCCGCCAGACCCAACCCAGGCGAAAGTAATGCAGATGATGCCCATCTTCATGACCTTCATGTTCATGTGGTTCCCGGCGGGCCTGGTACTTTACTGGGTGGCCAACAACACTATTTCAATCATTCAGCAGTATGTGATTACCCGCCAGATCGAAGCAGACGGCAAAGCGTAAACACAACACAGGGCAAGCGCGGCTTGCTTCTATATAATTGGGGCCAAACTTTTTGGCCCCTTTTTTATGCATTACACAAAAGACACCATCGCTGCCATCGCCACCCCTATAGGGCGCGGCGGTGTGGGTATTGTTCGGGTTTCAGGCCCCGCCAGCACCGCCATTGCCAAGGCCATCGTGCGATCCGAACTCGCGCCGCGCACAGCCCACTACGGCACTTTCTACGCCACCGATAAACCCATAGACCAAGGGATCGCCCTGTTCTTCAAAGGCCCCCACTCCTTTACTGGCGAAGATGTACTAGAGCTACAGGGCCACGGGGGGCCTGTGGTGATGGATTGGTTGCTGCAAGCCTGCATTAGCGCAGGTGCCCGTATGGCCAGGCCGGGTGAGTTTTCCGAGCGCGCCTTTCTTAACGACAAACTAGACCTCGCCCAAGCCGAAGCCATTGCCGACTTAATTGACGCCAATTCGGAACAAGCCGCTCGCAATGCATTGAATTCCCTGCAGGGGGCCTTTTCCAAGCGGGTTAACGAGCTGCTAGAGGCGCTTACGAATTTGCGCATCTATGTAGAAGCCGCCATAGATTTTCCAGAAGAAGAAATCGACTTTCTCTCAGATGGCCATGTTACAGGCCAGCTGAGCGATATTCTGGCCCGCGTGGAAAAAGTTAAAGCCCAGGCCCAGCAGGGCGCGCTCATGCGCGAAGGCATGAATGTGGTCATCGCCGGGCGCCCCAATGCAGGTAAATCGAGCCTGTTAAACGCCTTGGCCGGGCGCGACTCCGCCATTGTGACTGATATAGAAGGCACCACCCGCGATATCCTGCGCGAACACATCCACATAGACGGCATGCCCCTGCACATCATCGACACCGCAGGCCTCAGGGATAACCCAGACGCAGTAGAGGCCATTGGCATAGAGCGCGCTCTGCAAGCCATTGAATCAGCAGACCAGATACTGCTGGTAAAAGATCCGTCGCGCCCGGACTACACGCAAGATACTCTGGCAGACCTGCTGCCGGGCTTGGCTGACAGGCTTGATCCATCGAAAATTACCACCCTAATTAACAAGGCAGATCTGCCGGGCCAAACTGCCGGGTGGATCAGTGAGTCGCCCGCGGTGCTGGCCATCAGCGCCAAATCC
This genomic stretch from Simiduia sp. 21SJ11W-1 harbors:
- the mnmE gene encoding tRNA uridine-5-carboxymethylaminomethyl(34) synthesis GTPase MnmE: MHYTKDTIAAIATPIGRGGVGIVRVSGPASTAIAKAIVRSELAPRTAHYGTFYATDKPIDQGIALFFKGPHSFTGEDVLELQGHGGPVVMDWLLQACISAGARMARPGEFSERAFLNDKLDLAQAEAIADLIDANSEQAARNALNSLQGAFSKRVNELLEALTNLRIYVEAAIDFPEEEIDFLSDGHVTGQLSDILARVEKVKAQAQQGALMREGMNVVIAGRPNAGKSSLLNALAGRDSAIVTDIEGTTRDILREHIHIDGMPLHIIDTAGLRDNPDAVEAIGIERALQAIESADQILLVKDPSRPDYTQDTLADLLPGLADRLDPSKITTLINKADLPGQTAGWISESPAVLAISAKSGAGLDLLQAHLKSVMGFHTSTEGSFTARRRHLEAINRCLQHLLDGQQQLNGYGAGELLAEDLRAAQQALGEITGDLSADELLGKIFSSFCIGK